The Pan paniscus chromosome 1, NHGRI_mPanPan1-v2.0_pri, whole genome shotgun sequence genome has a segment encoding these proteins:
- the LOC134728650 gene encoding large ribosomal subunit protein uL30-like — MYRTEIRMARMARKAGNFCVPAEPKLAFVIRTRGINGVSPEVRKVLQLLRLYQIFSGTFVKLNKASINMLRIVEPYITWGNPNLKSVNELIYKHSYGKINKQIALTDNALIALSLGKYGIICIEDPIHEI, encoded by the coding sequence ATGTACAGAACTGAAATTCGAATGGCAAGGATGGCAAGAAAAGCTGGCaacttctgtgtacctgcagaaCCCAAATTGGCCTTTGTCATCAGGACCAGAGGTATCAATGGTGTGAGCCCAGAGGTCCGAAAGGTGTTGCAGCTTCTTCGCCTTTATCAAATCTTCAGTGGAACCTTTGTGAAGCTCAACAAGGCTTCAATTAACATGCTGAGGATTGTAGAGCCATATATTACATGGGGGAACCCAAATCTGAAGTCAGTAAATGAACTAATCTACAAGCATAGTTATGGCAAAATCAATAAGCAAATTGCTTTGACAGATAACGCTTTGATTGCTCTATCTCTTGGTAAATATGGCATCATCTGCATAGAGGATCCGATTCATGAGATCTAA